In the Magnetospira sp. QH-2 genome, one interval contains:
- a CDS encoding TlpA disulfide reductase family protein, with amino-acid sequence MPKFLFLAAFLIFHLSSQGHALPTPPADVPACPAYHDGQGIFVPTLPPKPLPETTFEGSSGRPVSTSQLVGRPLLINFWTTWCPPCLTELPSLNRLQIKARESGLLVLPLNRDKPTSQVKTFLADRDLKHLIVATDRFGKASHTNDIPSKLPVTLFVDRQGLERGRLLGTIAWDEGPRFDHLKRCLDLP; translated from the coding sequence ATGCCAAAGTTCCTCTTTCTGGCGGCTTTTCTTATCTTCCACCTGAGCAGCCAGGGTCACGCGCTCCCCACACCGCCCGCCGATGTCCCCGCCTGCCCGGCCTATCACGATGGCCAGGGCATCTTCGTCCCCACTCTGCCGCCAAAGCCCTTGCCGGAAACCACCTTCGAGGGCTCATCGGGCCGACCGGTCTCGACCAGTCAACTGGTCGGGCGCCCGTTGCTGATCAATTTCTGGACCACCTGGTGCCCGCCCTGCCTGACCGAACTGCCGTCGCTGAACCGACTTCAAATCAAAGCGCGTGAGAGCGGTCTGCTGGTTTTGCCGCTTAATCGTGACAAGCCCACGTCCCAGGTGAAAACCTTCCTGGCCGACCGGGACCTAAAGCATTTGATTGTCGCCACCGACCGCTTCGGCAAGGCTTCCCACACCAATGATATTCCGTCAAAACTGCCGGTGACCCTTTTTGTCGATCGCCAAGGGTTGGAACGGGGGCGTCTGCTGGGCACCATCGCCTGGGACGAAGGCCCCCGCTTTGATCACCTGAAACGATGTCTGGACCTGCCATGA
- a CDS encoding DUF2478 domain-containing protein, which yields MSLALPRLAPAAVIYTGDTVDTSLLARFAADLKDRGWSVGGIVQEKLTGEAGQAVGRDLIDLTDGRRIPLARPSPGQIESGSCAMDESALAEAGPSLRRSMDNGADLLIIEKFGRMEQEHGGLLDEIMTAMAEGFLVLTAVSASALEQWSQLTGGMTRLLAWTEADLWRWWGPHRLARELELSVDLDAVAGRVVLGRNWTLVEGPDGCGLAQTPERMGSAGRPLRDAGFLGGRKLRDLAAWIHSWDPLEAAVGLAAINAHCNRYDLQGQDSDGLDLLAETEGTVTAIGRFPGLATRLGHHRIVEDDPRDGAYPPAAAGWLLPDGPAVIHASALVDRTLPNLLSACRQPAVLMGPGTPLTPRLKAYGIGALAGVVVTDLERVAQAVAEGGSLRSLRPFLRNVLV from the coding sequence ATGAGCCTCGCCCTGCCCCGCCTTGCCCCCGCCGCCGTGATCTATACCGGGGATACGGTCGATACCAGCCTGCTGGCTCGGTTCGCCGCCGACCTGAAAGACAGGGGCTGGAGCGTGGGCGGCATCGTCCAGGAAAAGCTGACCGGAGAAGCCGGACAGGCCGTCGGTCGCGACCTGATCGACCTGACCGACGGACGGCGCATCCCCCTGGCCCGCCCCAGTCCCGGACAAATCGAAAGCGGTAGCTGCGCCATGGATGAATCCGCCTTGGCCGAGGCTGGCCCCTCCCTGCGCCGCTCCATGGACAACGGTGCCGATCTGCTCATCATCGAAAAGTTTGGCAGAATGGAACAAGAGCACGGCGGCCTGCTGGACGAGATCATGACCGCCATGGCCGAGGGCTTCCTGGTGCTGACCGCCGTTTCCGCCTCGGCGCTGGAACAATGGAGCCAATTGACCGGGGGCATGACCCGGCTTCTGGCCTGGACCGAAGCCGATCTGTGGCGCTGGTGGGGACCACACCGTTTGGCCCGCGAGTTGGAACTGTCGGTGGATCTTGACGCCGTCGCCGGGCGGGTGGTGCTGGGACGCAACTGGACCTTGGTGGAAGGCCCCGACGGCTGCGGCCTCGCCCAAACCCCCGAGCGGATGGGAAGCGCCGGACGCCCGCTGCGCGACGCCGGATTTCTTGGCGGTCGCAAACTGCGCGATCTGGCGGCCTGGATCCATTCCTGGGACCCGCTGGAGGCAGCGGTGGGCCTGGCGGCGATCAACGCCCATTGCAATCGCTATGACCTGCAAGGCCAGGACAGCGACGGCCTGGATCTGCTGGCCGAGACCGAAGGTACCGTGACCGCCATCGGGCGCTTTCCCGGACTGGCCACCCGATTGGGCCATCATCGCATTGTCGAGGACGATCCGCGCGATGGCGCTTATCCACCCGCCGCCGCCGGATGGCTGCTGCCCGATGGTCCGGCGGTGATCCATGCCTCGGCCCTGGTGGACCGGACCCTGCCCAATTTGCTGAGTGCCTGCCGCCAACCGGCTGTGCTGATGGGACCGGGAACCCCTCTAACACCTCGTCTGAAAGCCTATGGCATCGGTGCTCTGGCCGGGGTGGTGGTGACCGATTTGGAGAGGGTGGCTCAAGCGGTGGCCGAAGGGGGAAGCCTGCGCAGCCTGCGCCCCTTCTTGCGCAATGTATTAGTTTAA
- the mobA gene encoding molybdenum cofactor guanylyltransferase MobA: MYDDNDVVGVVLAGGLSRRMGGQDKGRLRLDGKPLLARVAERLKPQVSHLILNINNPLGVIVSKDINIVPDCLPGYGGPLVGLLSAMEWTERHVPAARWIVSVPTDAPFIPTDLVSTLRETILAGAPAAVAQSGARRHPVVGLWPLESHEALRDFLVERDEHRVTAWVDEIGAQSTWFSGDPDPFFNINSPEDLAEAQRIIMVP; the protein is encoded by the coding sequence ATGTACGACGACAATGACGTAGTGGGCGTGGTGCTGGCCGGAGGCCTGTCCCGGCGCATGGGCGGTCAGGACAAGGGGCGCCTGCGTTTGGATGGAAAGCCGCTGCTGGCTCGGGTCGCTGAACGCCTGAAGCCGCAGGTTTCTCACCTGATACTAAACATTAACAATCCTTTGGGAGTTATTGTTTCAAAAGATATTAATATCGTTCCAGACTGCCTGCCGGGATATGGTGGGCCGCTGGTGGGGCTGCTCAGCGCCATGGAGTGGACCGAGCGTCATGTGCCCGCTGCCCGCTGGATTGTCTCGGTGCCCACCGATGCGCCGTTCATTCCCACCGATCTGGTATCGACCCTGCGTGAGACGATTTTGGCGGGGGCGCCGGCGGCGGTGGCCCAGTCGGGAGCGCGACGGCATCCGGTGGTCGGTCTCTGGCCGCTGGAGAGCCACGAGGCACTACGGGATTTTCTGGTGGAGCGTGACGAGCATCGGGTGACCGCCTGGGTCGATGAAATAGGGGCCCAGAGTACCTGGTTCTCCGGCGATCCAGACCCGTTTTTCAACATCAATTCGCCGGAAGATCTTGCGGAAGCTCAAAGGATTATAATGGTCCCTTAA
- the moaA gene encoding GTP 3',8-cyclase MoaA, with amino-acid sequence MQDAYQRAITYLRVSVTDRCDLRCRYCMAEDMTFRPRDELLSLEELDRLCSAFVGRGVRKLRITGGEPLVRRNIIHLFRRLSRHLEAGSLDELTLTTNGSQLAHHARDLMDCGVRRVNVSLDTLDPAEFADLTRFGDLKKVLYGIDTARKAGLKIKINAVAQRGLTERSADRMVEWCGDQGFDLTFIETMPMGDIGGTRQDSYLPLSALRTQLDRRWTLTPSDHATGGPSRYMDVAETGQRIGFITPLSDHFCESCNRVRLTCTGTLYMCLGQDDAADLRGPLRDHPSEDGPLLQAIDDAIARKPKGHEFLIDDTHGDPALTRHMSVTGG; translated from the coding sequence ATGCAAGACGCCTATCAACGTGCCATCACCTATCTGCGGGTCTCGGTCACAGATCGATGCGATCTGCGCTGCCGCTATTGCATGGCCGAGGATATGACCTTCCGGCCCCGGGATGAGTTGTTGTCCCTGGAAGAACTGGATCGGCTTTGCTCGGCCTTCGTGGGGCGCGGAGTGCGCAAGCTGCGTATCACCGGCGGCGAGCCGCTGGTCCGGCGCAACATCATCCATTTGTTCCGACGCCTGTCCCGGCACCTGGAAGCCGGATCCCTAGACGAATTGACCCTGACCACCAACGGCAGCCAACTGGCCCACCATGCCCGGGATCTGATGGACTGTGGCGTCAGGCGGGTGAATGTCTCGCTGGATACCCTCGACCCGGCGGAATTTGCCGACCTGACCCGCTTCGGGGACCTGAAAAAGGTGCTATATGGCATTGATACAGCTCGAAAAGCAGGCCTGAAGATCAAGATCAATGCGGTGGCCCAGCGCGGCCTGACCGAGCGCAGCGCCGACCGAATGGTTGAATGGTGCGGCGACCAGGGTTTCGATCTGACCTTCATTGAGACCATGCCCATGGGCGATATCGGCGGCACCCGCCAAGACAGCTACCTCCCCCTGTCGGCGCTGCGAACGCAATTGGACCGACGCTGGACTCTGACTCCGTCGGACCATGCCACCGGCGGCCCGTCACGCTATATGGACGTGGCGGAGACCGGACAGCGGATCGGGTTCATCACGCCACTGTCGGATCACTTCTGTGAAAGCTGCAATCGGGTGCGTCTGACCTGTACCGGAACCCTGTACATGTGCCTGGGTCAAGACGATGCCGCCGACCTGCGTGGTCCGCTGCGCGACCACCCGAGCGAGGATGGACCGCTGCTTCAGGCCATTGACGACGCCATCGCCCGCAAGCCCAAGGGCCACGAGTTTTTGATCGACGACACCCATGGCGATCCCGCTCTAACGCGCCATATGAGCGTTACCGGCGGATAG
- a CDS encoding NAD kinase: MPHPEFKIAFAAARQDLAQKAKRALEDLYSHVPQEEAEIIVALGGDGFMLHALHNHMERNIPIYGMNKGTVGFMMNSYRVENLMERLAAAESYRLHPLRMRVRTTDGQEQEALAINEVSLLRQSRMAAKLRIHIDGVARMEELICDGAMVATPAGSTAYNLSVYGPILPLGSDLLALTPISAFRPRRWRGAILPRTAVVTLEVLDADLRPVSATADWTEVRHVSEVRIFEDPDTRPILLFDPEHNLEERILKEQFQP, encoded by the coding sequence GTGCCCCACCCGGAATTCAAGATCGCCTTTGCCGCCGCCAGACAGGATCTGGCCCAGAAAGCCAAACGGGCCCTGGAAGACCTCTATTCCCACGTCCCTCAGGAAGAAGCGGAGATCATCGTCGCCTTGGGCGGTGACGGCTTCATGCTGCATGCCCTGCACAATCACATGGAGCGCAATATCCCCATCTATGGGATGAACAAGGGCACGGTGGGCTTCATGATGAATAGCTATCGGGTGGAAAACCTGATGGAACGGCTGGCCGCCGCCGAATCCTATCGCCTGCATCCATTGCGCATGCGGGTCCGCACCACTGACGGCCAAGAACAAGAAGCCCTGGCCATCAACGAAGTCTCTTTGCTGCGTCAATCGCGCATGGCGGCCAAGCTGCGTATCCATATCGACGGTGTGGCCCGCATGGAAGAACTGATCTGCGACGGCGCCATGGTCGCCACTCCAGCCGGCAGCACGGCCTATAACCTGTCGGTCTATGGGCCGATTCTGCCCCTGGGCAGCGATCTGCTGGCCTTGACTCCCATCAGCGCCTTTCGTCCCCGGCGCTGGCGAGGGGCGATTTTGCCGCGCACGGCCGTGGTCACCCTGGAAGTCCTGGATGCCGACCTGAGACCGGTCTCAGCAACCGCGGATTGGACCGAAGTGCGGCATGTAAGCGAGGTCCGAATCTTCGAGGACCCGGATACGCGGCCGATCTTGCTGTTCGATCCGGAGCACAATCTGGAAGAACGCATCCTCAAGGAACAGTTCCAGCCCTGA
- a CDS encoding quinone-dependent dihydroorotate dehydrogenase, protein MADWYSVAWPLLRQLNPESAHGMALRALRRGMTPRPAAVVAENLQRTLWGLDFPNPVGLAAGFDKDGEVPDQVLDLGFGFTEVGSITPEPQPGNPQPRLFRLIEDRGVINRMGFNSKGLEIARQNLSARPRRGIVGVNLGKNKTSPDAAADYIRGVEILGPLADYLVVNVSSPNTPGLRALQGREELSHLLSAVKAARDGLQTQPPLLLKIAPDLTDEDKADTAAVVLDLAIDGLIATNTTITRPDSLSAASRTEIGGLSGQPLTDLATRVLSDMYKLTEGKLPLIGVGGIANGRQAYARIRAGASLIQIYSAMIYEGPGLAARINRELSDLLTADGFTKLSDAVGVDCR, encoded by the coding sequence ATGGCCGACTGGTACAGCGTTGCCTGGCCCCTGTTGCGACAACTGAACCCGGAATCGGCTCATGGTATGGCGTTGCGCGCTTTGCGGCGCGGCATGACGCCCCGCCCGGCGGCGGTGGTCGCGGAGAACCTACAAAGGACATTATGGGGTCTCGACTTCCCCAATCCGGTGGGGCTGGCCGCCGGGTTCGACAAGGACGGTGAGGTGCCCGACCAGGTGCTTGACCTGGGGTTCGGCTTTACCGAGGTGGGCAGCATTACCCCCGAGCCGCAGCCGGGCAATCCGCAACCGCGACTGTTCCGGCTGATCGAGGATCGAGGCGTCATCAACCGCATGGGCTTTAACAGTAAGGGCTTGGAAATAGCCCGGCAAAACCTATCGGCCCGCCCGCGGCGCGGCATTGTCGGGGTGAATCTGGGCAAGAACAAGACGAGCCCCGACGCAGCCGCCGACTATATACGCGGCGTGGAGATTCTGGGGCCCTTGGCCGACTATCTGGTGGTCAATGTCTCATCACCCAATACGCCGGGCCTGAGAGCCTTGCAGGGGCGGGAGGAGCTGTCCCACTTGCTGTCAGCGGTCAAGGCGGCGCGGGATGGCCTGCAAACTCAACCGCCGCTGCTGCTCAAGATCGCCCCGGATCTGACCGACGAGGACAAAGCGGATACCGCCGCCGTGGTCCTGGATCTGGCCATAGACGGCCTGATCGCCACCAATACCACCATCACCCGGCCCGATAGCCTGTCTGCTGCCTCACGCACGGAAATCGGCGGCCTCAGCGGTCAACCGCTGACCGATCTGGCGACCCGGGTGCTTTCGGATATGTACAAGCTGACCGAAGGCAAGCTGCCGCTGATCGGGGTAGGGGGAATCGCCAATGGTCGACAAGCCTATGCTCGCATCCGTGCCGGGGCATCGCTGATCCAGATCTATTCGGCGATGATCTATGAGGGGCCGGGGCTGGCCGCGCGCATCAATCGGGAGCTGTCGGACCTACTGACCGCGGATGGTTTCACCAAGTTGAGCGATGCCGTTGGTGTCGATTGCCGCTGA
- a CDS encoding DUF952 domain-containing protein — translation MTTRIHHLARAGEWAQAQQTGRYEGSAQDRADGFLHFSTPEQIRESARKHRAGEADLLLLTVHAEDLGGALQWEPSRGGALFPHLYEALSIKLVQRVDPLPLNDQAGHLFPADLFPEDF, via the coding sequence ATGACGACTCGCATCCACCATCTGGCCCGGGCCGGGGAATGGGCCCAAGCTCAACAGACCGGCCGATACGAAGGATCGGCTCAGGACCGGGCTGACGGCTTCCTGCATTTCTCCACGCCTGAGCAGATCCGCGAAAGCGCCCGCAAGCACCGGGCAGGGGAGGCCGACCTGTTGCTGCTGACCGTTCATGCCGAAGACCTGGGGGGCGCCCTGCAATGGGAGCCGTCTCGAGGCGGTGCCTTATTTCCACACCTCTATGAGGCGCTAAGTATCAAATTGGTACAGCGGGTCGATCCGCTGCCGCTGAATGACCAAGCCGGGCACCTTTTTCCGGCGGATCTTTTTCCGGAGGACTTCTGA
- a CDS encoding amino acid ABC transporter substrate-binding protein — protein MRLILITWLFCALIATLGGTQASAGAVLDSVRERGYVKCGAGERHLGFVLRNSAGEWEGFDVDFCRAIAAAVLGDAMRARFFPVSNEQRLPMVQQGKVDVLYRTTTWTLGRDSLPGLDFAGVNFYDGQGFMVPRSLGAEKVADLKGRVVCVADHTTGSKNVVEYSKTHDLDFVVRLFASQDVLKNNVFLGKCDAYAEDISGLASIRAYNAPVPGDYVILPKAISKEPLGPVVRNDDDQWFDIVKWTLFATVEAEERGITSQNIDSFLAGEDVANRRFLGETAELGEALGLDPKWAYRIIKQVGNYGEIFERNIGPNTKVGLQRGLNDLWTRGGLMYAPPFR, from the coding sequence ATGCGTCTCATCCTGATCACATGGCTATTTTGCGCTTTGATCGCCACCCTGGGTGGGACACAGGCTAGCGCCGGTGCGGTTCTCGACTCGGTGCGCGAACGTGGCTACGTGAAATGCGGGGCCGGGGAGCGCCATCTGGGTTTTGTCCTACGCAACAGCGCAGGTGAATGGGAAGGCTTTGACGTGGATTTCTGCCGCGCCATCGCCGCCGCGGTTCTCGGTGATGCTATGCGGGCCCGGTTTTTCCCCGTCAGTAACGAACAGCGGCTGCCCATGGTTCAGCAAGGCAAGGTGGATGTGCTTTATCGCACCACCACCTGGACCCTGGGGCGGGATTCTCTCCCGGGGCTCGATTTTGCCGGGGTGAATTTCTACGACGGGCAGGGCTTCATGGTGCCCCGGTCCTTGGGCGCCGAAAAAGTCGCCGACCTCAAAGGGCGGGTGGTTTGCGTCGCCGACCATACCACCGGATCAAAGAACGTCGTGGAGTATTCGAAGACCCATGATCTGGATTTCGTGGTCCGACTGTTCGCCTCCCAAGATGTGCTTAAGAACAACGTGTTTTTGGGTAAATGCGATGCCTATGCCGAGGATATTTCCGGGCTGGCTTCCATCCGCGCCTACAACGCGCCGGTGCCTGGGGACTACGTCATCTTGCCCAAGGCCATCTCCAAGGAACCTCTGGGTCCGGTGGTGCGTAATGACGACGATCAATGGTTCGATATCGTCAAGTGGACTCTGTTTGCGACGGTGGAGGCCGAAGAACGGGGCATCACATCGCAAAACATCGATTCGTTCCTGGCCGGCGAGGATGTCGCCAACCGCCGGTTCCTGGGCGAAACCGCCGAACTGGGGGAGGCCCTTGGGCTGGACCCCAAGTGGGCTTATCGGATTATCAAACAAGTGGGCAATTACGGCGAAATCTTCGAGCGCAATATCGGTCCGAATACCAAAGTCGGTTTGCAACGGGGGCTGAACGACCTTTGGACCCGAGGCGGGCTGATGTATGCCCCGCCATTCCGCTGA